The Apium graveolens cultivar Ventura chromosome 6, ASM990537v1, whole genome shotgun sequence genome contains a region encoding:
- the LOC141665206 gene encoding uncharacterized protein LOC141665206, with amino-acid sequence MDSGATRSFIAESDISKLKCVAYPLEPNLIREVVNQERVTAKRICPICDMIIEGRHFSAHLILFKLGEFDVLLGMDWFLNHYMQIECRSKKVKLETKDGIEVIFKGKKQEKKFLIVIQTKRLLRHGCEAYLAHVKDVEKESLRIEDIPVVKDFPNVFLDELPGLPPDREVELMIDLSPRTESISKAPYRMVPVEIKELAT; translated from the coding sequence atggattctggagcaactagatccttTATTGCTGAAAGTGATATTTCTAAATTAAAGTGTGTTGCATATCCTCTCGAACCTAATTTGATTAGAGAAGTAGTGAATCAAGAAAGAGTTACTGCCAAGAGAATCTGTCCCATTTGCGATATGATTATAGAAGGTCGACACTTTTCTGCTCACTTAATTctttttaagttaggagaattcgacgttctattagggatggattggttttTAAACCACTATATGCAAATCGAATGTAGaagcaagaaagtgaaattaGAGACCAAGGATGGTattgaagtgatattcaaaggaaaaaAGCAAGAGAAAAAGTTTCTAATAGTTATCCAAACGAAGAGACTGTTACGACATGGGTGTGAAGCGTATTTAGCACATGTGAAGGATGTAGAAAAGGAGTCcttaaggattgaagatattccagtagttaaagATTTCCCCAATGTGTTTCtagatgaattacctggactacctccagatcgagagGTCGAGTTGATGATTGATTTGTCTCCTAGAACGGAATCaatatcgaaagctccctatcgaatGGTGCCTGTCGAGATAAAAGAGTTAGCGACGTAG